A stretch of Anaeromyxobacter dehalogenans 2CP-1 DNA encodes these proteins:
- a CDS encoding YhbY family RNA-binding protein: MPAPTNPKKRALMPSSPLRRALRAAGHHLSPVVQVGKEGLTEAVLRQLDEALLAHELVKMKVGTESPEDRLEIADRLLAEDVQVAQVLGRTVLAYRRHPERPRYEPAPAGARAERPEAKRAAAKGRRAPAKEKRAPARGQRAPARERRAPARGQRAPAKGQRPAGRRPAPRAKRTKR, from the coding sequence ATGCCCGCACCCACGAACCCGAAGAAGCGCGCCCTCATGCCGTCCTCCCCGCTGCGCCGCGCGCTGCGCGCCGCCGGTCACCACCTCTCGCCGGTGGTCCAGGTCGGCAAGGAAGGGCTCACCGAGGCGGTCCTCCGCCAGCTGGACGAGGCGCTCCTCGCGCACGAGCTGGTCAAGATGAAGGTCGGGACCGAGAGCCCCGAGGACCGGCTCGAGATCGCGGACCGGCTGCTCGCGGAGGACGTCCAGGTCGCGCAGGTGCTGGGCCGGACCGTGCTCGCGTACCGCCGCCACCCGGAGCGGCCCCGCTACGAGCCGGCGCCCGCGGGCGCGCGGGCGGAGCGCCCGGAGGCGAAGCGCGCGGCCGCGAAGGGAAGGCGCGCCCCGGCGAAGGAGAAGCGCGCGCCGGCGCGGGGGCAGCGTGCGCCGGCGAGGGAGCGGCGCGCGCCGGCGAGGGGGCAGCGCGCCCCGGCGAAGGGTCAGCGCCCCGCCGGGCGCCGGCCGGCCCCGCGCGCGAAGCGCACCAAGCGCTAG
- a CDS encoding fumarate hydratase C-terminal domain-containing protein, protein MPKTLTLPALPEDVRGLAAGDEVLLRGRIVTGREAAHRYLATHDDPQVRRWTEGAVLYHCGPVVARAPGGGWRFVAAGPSASGRQEPWEAEVIARYGLRGVLGKGGMGPRTLEALRAHGAVYLHAAGGLAVSLARHVTRVLDVARLDALGVTEAIWLAEVDDFPAVVTMDAHGETLHAPGAEAPETTPAPG, encoded by the coding sequence ATGCCGAAGACGCTCACGCTGCCGGCCCTGCCGGAGGACGTGCGCGGGCTCGCCGCGGGCGACGAGGTGCTGCTCCGCGGCCGGATCGTCACCGGGCGCGAGGCGGCGCACCGCTACCTCGCGACGCACGACGACCCGCAGGTGCGGCGCTGGACCGAGGGCGCCGTCCTCTACCACTGCGGCCCGGTGGTCGCGCGCGCGCCGGGCGGCGGCTGGCGCTTCGTGGCGGCCGGGCCGAGCGCGTCGGGGCGCCAGGAGCCGTGGGAGGCGGAGGTGATCGCGCGCTACGGGCTGCGGGGCGTGCTCGGGAAGGGCGGCATGGGCCCGCGCACGCTCGAGGCGCTCCGCGCGCACGGCGCGGTGTACCTGCACGCGGCGGGCGGCCTGGCGGTGTCGCTGGCGCGCCACGTGACCCGGGTGCTGGACGTGGCGCGGCTCGACGCGCTGGGCGTCACCGAGGCCATCTGGCTGGCCGAGGTGGACGACTTCCCGGCGGTGGTGACCATGGACGCGCACGGGGAGACGCTGCACGCGCCCGGCGCGGAGGCGCCGGAGACGACGCCCGCGCCCGGCTAG
- a CDS encoding RluA family pseudouridine synthase encodes MRREIRLPLTASGRLDRALADALGLGRAAVKRAFALGEVRVRGRRARASDPAAPGALVELDVELPAGPPEPEPDAPLSVLLERPRYLVVEKPAGVAVHPLAPGEGGTLANAVAARHPECAEASPEPREGGAVQRLDLETSGCVLFARDPEAWEALHAQLGAHTVDKVYLALAVGRLPAGGVCSVPLAQRGGRVVPAPDVEAEERLQARGLRPRPAETHYEPERRFADHTLLRVRIVTGVMHQIRAHLALLGHPVAGDALYGGAAAALPGLERQFLHAWRLAFDDPDGAGRVAVESPLPPELEAVLARLPAAR; translated from the coding sequence TTGAGACGCGAGATCCGCCTGCCGCTCACCGCCTCCGGTCGCCTCGATCGGGCGCTCGCCGACGCCCTCGGCCTGGGCCGCGCCGCGGTGAAGCGCGCCTTCGCGCTGGGGGAGGTCCGCGTGCGGGGTCGCCGCGCCCGCGCCTCGGACCCGGCCGCGCCGGGCGCGCTGGTGGAGCTCGACGTGGAGCTGCCCGCCGGGCCCCCCGAGCCCGAGCCGGACGCGCCGCTCTCGGTGCTCCTGGAGCGGCCGCGCTACCTCGTCGTCGAGAAGCCGGCCGGCGTGGCGGTCCACCCGCTCGCGCCCGGCGAGGGCGGCACGCTCGCGAACGCGGTGGCGGCGCGCCATCCCGAATGCGCCGAGGCGTCGCCGGAGCCGCGCGAGGGCGGGGCGGTGCAGCGGCTCGATCTCGAGACGAGCGGCTGCGTCCTGTTCGCGCGGGACCCGGAGGCCTGGGAGGCGCTGCACGCGCAGCTCGGCGCCCACACGGTGGACAAGGTCTACCTGGCGCTGGCGGTGGGGCGGCTGCCCGCCGGCGGCGTCTGCTCCGTCCCGCTCGCGCAGCGCGGCGGCCGGGTGGTGCCGGCGCCCGACGTCGAGGCGGAGGAGCGGCTCCAGGCGCGCGGCCTGCGCCCGCGCCCGGCCGAGACCCACTACGAGCCGGAGCGGCGCTTCGCGGACCACACGCTGCTGCGCGTCCGCATCGTCACCGGGGTGATGCACCAGATCCGCGCCCATCTGGCGCTGCTCGGCCACCCGGTGGCGGGCGACGCGCTGTACGGGGGGGCCGCGGCCGCGCTGCCCGGCCTCGAGCGGCAGTTCCTGCACGCCTGGCGGCTCGCGTTCGACGATCCGGACGGCGCCGGGCGGGTGGCGGTGGAGAGCCCGCTGCCGCCGGAGCTGGAGGCGGTGCTGGCGCGGCTGCCGGCCGCCCGCTGA
- a CDS encoding ExbD/TolR family protein: MAMGLGSKRPVTDINVTPLIDVVLVLLIIFMVLTPLAEKQKFIRVPEYQPEMQPVPPDSVPPDQTVLTALGNGNVLLNKQEMTINDAMQRLHVAYDGRPSKVMFFNAEDSVRYEQAVKVLDAAHGAGVNTIGMMTDPPLGGGAAGEQQ; the protein is encoded by the coding sequence ATGGCGATGGGGCTCGGGTCCAAGCGACCCGTCACCGACATCAACGTCACGCCACTCATCGACGTGGTGCTCGTGCTCCTGATCATCTTCATGGTGCTCACGCCGCTCGCGGAGAAGCAGAAGTTCATCCGCGTCCCGGAGTACCAGCCGGAGATGCAGCCGGTCCCGCCCGACTCGGTGCCGCCGGACCAGACGGTCCTCACCGCGCTCGGCAACGGCAACGTCCTCCTGAACAAGCAGGAGATGACGATCAACGACGCGATGCAGCGGCTGCACGTCGCCTACGACGGGCGCCCGTCGAAGGTGATGTTCTTCAACGCCGAGGACTCCGTCCGCTACGAGCAGGCCGTCAAGGTGCTCGACGCCGCCCACGGGGCGGGCGTGAACACCATCGGGATGATGACCGATCCGCCGCTCGGCGGCGGCGCGGCGGGCGAGCAGCAGTAG
- a CDS encoding ExbD/TolR family protein, translated as MSMDVGGKGVKSEINVTPLVDVVLVLLIIFMVITPMLQRGKPVVLPDAKHVSALKQGGDPILVSVTKDGKIWIDKEEVQKADLSQMLTIAMQMQPGAPVLVKGDRDVTYKTIREMIFEISKTHIMGVSLAASQIKDKEK; from the coding sequence ATGTCCATGGACGTTGGCGGCAAGGGGGTGAAGAGCGAGATCAACGTGACGCCGCTCGTCGACGTCGTGTTGGTGCTCCTCATCATCTTCATGGTCATCACCCCGATGCTCCAGCGCGGCAAGCCGGTCGTCCTCCCGGACGCGAAGCACGTCTCCGCGCTGAAGCAGGGCGGTGACCCGATCCTCGTGTCGGTGACGAAGGACGGGAAGATCTGGATCGACAAGGAGGAGGTCCAGAAGGCGGACCTCTCCCAGATGCTCACCATCGCGATGCAGATGCAGCCGGGCGCGCCGGTGCTGGTGAAGGGCGACCGCGACGTGACCTACAAGACCATCCGCGAGATGATCTTCGAGATCTCGAAGACGCACATCATGGGCGTCTCCCTCGCCGCGTCCCAGATCAAGGACAAGGAGAAGTAG
- a CDS encoding MotA/TolQ/ExbB proton channel family protein: protein MSLQVIQTLQQLAAAQATPEVSFDLLHMWKTMGPFAKFIAGVLAVMSIYSLGVMAERLVTFARAQKASRQFAAALRDLLPAAKFGEAVELSRKLKRGHLPKVLGLAIEEYSHGVEALKTHGPRDVGNFDVIAAVNRAVERSSLRTVNDLRRGLGALATVGSTAPFVGLLGTVAGIITAFQAMAATGSGGLGSVSAGIAEALVTTAFGLLVAIPAVMMFNYLTNRVEDMQVDITDSATELMDFFMKEGRSEVK from the coding sequence ATGTCGCTTCAGGTGATCCAGACGCTCCAGCAGCTGGCCGCGGCCCAGGCCACCCCCGAGGTCTCGTTCGACCTCCTGCACATGTGGAAGACGATGGGCCCGTTCGCGAAGTTCATCGCGGGCGTCCTGGCGGTGATGAGCATCTACTCGCTCGGCGTGATGGCCGAGCGCCTCGTCACCTTCGCCCGCGCGCAGAAGGCCTCGCGGCAGTTCGCCGCCGCGCTGCGCGACCTGCTCCCGGCCGCGAAGTTCGGCGAGGCGGTCGAGCTCTCCCGCAAGCTGAAGCGCGGCCACCTGCCCAAGGTGCTCGGTCTCGCCATCGAGGAGTACAGCCACGGCGTCGAGGCGCTGAAGACCCACGGCCCGCGCGACGTCGGCAACTTCGACGTGATCGCCGCGGTGAACCGCGCGGTGGAGCGCAGCTCGCTCCGCACCGTGAACGACCTGCGCCGCGGCCTGGGCGCGCTCGCCACCGTCGGCTCGACCGCCCCGTTCGTCGGCCTCCTCGGCACCGTGGCCGGCATCATCACGGCCTTCCAGGCGATGGCCGCCACCGGCTCCGGCGGTCTCGGCTCGGTGTCGGCCGGCATCGCCGAGGCGCTCGTGACGACCGCGTTCGGCCTCCTCGTCGCCATCCCCGCGGTGATGATGTTCAACTACCTCACCAACCGCGTCGAGGACATGCAGGTGGACATCACCGACTCGGCCACCGAGCTGATGGACTTCTTCATGAAGGAAGGCCGCAGCGAGGTGAAGTAG
- a CDS encoding energy transducer TonB, which yields MFDEVTKQEGGKNAAKRAGYVFGSTLFQVLLVFAIITASAAIKAKVIDEPVVDVKFVKAVPPPPPPPPAPPPPAARKRPPDEKPRTDLPKPPPPTALLQPKDVQAEMKPPDPNEPPEPEYDYGDAAAGEGVVGGVVGAAPQQNQIEDAPAYATAGYKKPQMAQPNCVQQSVRLPRELLGYISGPITVKFAIGRDGAPSRFEAMTNVPDKRIADAIWNAVQTCKWVPGADAQGRPTAIWVILPLRFTAG from the coding sequence GTGTTCGACGAGGTCACCAAGCAAGAGGGCGGGAAGAACGCTGCGAAGCGGGCCGGCTACGTCTTCGGGTCGACCCTCTTCCAAGTCCTTCTCGTGTTCGCGATCATCACGGCGTCGGCCGCCATCAAGGCGAAGGTCATCGACGAGCCGGTCGTGGACGTGAAGTTCGTCAAGGCGGTCCCGCCGCCTCCGCCGCCGCCGCCGGCGCCTCCGCCGCCGGCCGCGCGGAAGCGGCCGCCGGACGAGAAGCCGCGGACCGATCTCCCCAAGCCGCCCCCGCCCACCGCGCTCCTGCAGCCGAAGGACGTGCAGGCGGAGATGAAGCCGCCCGATCCGAACGAGCCGCCCGAGCCGGAGTACGACTACGGCGACGCCGCGGCGGGCGAGGGCGTGGTCGGCGGCGTCGTGGGCGCCGCCCCGCAGCAGAACCAGATCGAGGACGCGCCGGCCTACGCGACCGCGGGCTACAAGAAGCCGCAGATGGCGCAGCCGAACTGCGTCCAGCAGTCGGTCCGCCTCCCCCGCGAGCTGCTGGGCTACATCTCCGGCCCGATCACCGTGAAGTTCGCGATCGGCCGGGACGGCGCGCCCTCCCGCTTCGAGGCGATGACGAACGTCCCCGACAAGCGGATCGCCGACGCCATCTGGAACGCGGTGCAGACCTGCAAGTGGGTCCCCGGCGCCGACGCGCAGGGCCGCCCCACCGCCATCTGGGTCATCCTCCCGCTCCGGTTCACCGCCGGCTGA
- a CDS encoding TonB-dependent receptor, with translation MRKKLLRLLRIAPLALLFAGVAFAQTTGTIIGVVTDASTGKPVAGAVIVARSPNLQGEQTAVTDANGNYRITLLPPGAYSLAVQLEGFKPAERADITMRTDKTIRANIAVVPEAVQMEEQVVRTGAAPVVNIGAAESGAVVSREFMANIPVGRSVENVATVVPTAQTDSYGVSFAGAQSPENSYIVDGLNVTDPVYGTFAGNPNSQTLTPTLQNNFVQEIDVKTGGFQPEYGRTTGGVLNVVTRSGSNEYHGSVFTDFTPRMLIDPTGKTAGTNGEAIGWRRKPDEGAYDLDFGFEVGGPIMKDKLWFYAGFAPIVTRTYTERFLQLNRMEQDPTSHAWSPALNESTGLIEQDRVPGTEQVYRSGRTTYQYVGKLTYLLDENNNLTLSAVGMPTSATSISMAGGPSRRTFDETGNTFDGSLRYAGKFLDKRLIVEAQAGWHYNKSAPKDKTQAGVDQLNTPTLQFRFRTPVTNFEALPECVGRAPSTDPTTPLDQGYSATDVCGVNLYNTGGLGYLSDAVSNRLATRVSASYLSELLGSHNTKVGVDFERSTFAQDKRYAGGYYYATTGNGLIYARRGYGYVSTANGRIPATTPGTNVIPSEVNFATRIQNTAGTNSTSVYAQDSWQLPQNVTLNYGIRWEGQSLNNVSNPESNGFTINNSWAPRVQAIWDFTGSGRGKVAGSWGRFFYAMPLDLGDRTFGAERSLIFYMPTSAIGTAPGCAIPGGASEAGMADPTNQSLVTYDTRQLNPSNCGVTNSGGGTGPDRSYLFRTSGTSASPVSPDISQAYVDQFGGQIEYEVLSDLSVGLEYAGRRQGDIIEDMSPNDGEGYYIGNPTKGGEFVGSDGVTYNPSAPTATDTATGRLMVIPFPKPERSYDGVTLSVRKNFSRGWQASASYTYSVLRGNYAGPYRPEDDQLDPGITSQYDIPSIMTNQKGYLYGDRPHQVKLFGSYTWAASPRFSLTGGAAYTGQSGNPISALAGYNDIYDVSQTFVVPRGMAGRSPWTNKVDLRGALEYVIKPPYALKFTVDVFNVLNSEETILIDQDYTYDMTQPISGAKCSSQSAVGKANPVQALQSACPDLKYLKTIDGRNVTVNPNWGRPASGTASFMAPLSLRLGLSLSF, from the coding sequence ATGAGGAAGAAGTTGCTGCGCCTCCTGCGGATCGCGCCGCTCGCGCTGTTGTTCGCGGGAGTCGCGTTCGCCCAAACGACCGGCACGATCATCGGTGTGGTGACCGATGCGTCGACCGGTAAGCCCGTCGCAGGTGCCGTCATCGTCGCGCGGAGCCCGAATCTCCAGGGTGAGCAGACGGCGGTCACCGACGCGAACGGCAACTACCGCATCACCCTGCTTCCCCCTGGCGCGTACTCCCTGGCGGTCCAGCTCGAGGGCTTCAAGCCCGCCGAGCGCGCGGACATCACGATGCGCACGGACAAGACGATCCGCGCGAACATCGCGGTCGTCCCCGAGGCCGTGCAGATGGAGGAGCAGGTCGTCCGGACGGGCGCCGCTCCCGTGGTGAACATCGGCGCCGCCGAGAGCGGCGCGGTGGTCTCCCGCGAGTTCATGGCGAACATCCCGGTCGGCCGCTCGGTCGAGAACGTGGCCACGGTGGTCCCGACGGCGCAGACCGACAGCTACGGCGTCAGCTTCGCCGGCGCCCAGTCCCCCGAGAACTCCTACATCGTGGACGGTCTCAACGTGACCGACCCGGTGTACGGCACGTTCGCCGGCAACCCGAACTCGCAGACGCTCACGCCGACCCTGCAGAACAACTTCGTGCAGGAGATCGACGTCAAGACCGGCGGCTTCCAGCCCGAGTACGGCCGCACCACCGGCGGCGTGCTGAACGTCGTCACCCGCAGCGGCTCGAACGAGTACCACGGGTCGGTGTTCACCGACTTCACCCCCCGCATGCTCATCGACCCGACCGGCAAGACCGCCGGCACCAACGGTGAGGCGATCGGCTGGCGCCGCAAGCCGGACGAGGGCGCCTACGACCTCGACTTCGGCTTCGAGGTCGGCGGCCCGATCATGAAGGACAAGCTGTGGTTCTACGCCGGCTTCGCGCCGATCGTGACCCGCACCTACACCGAGCGCTTCCTGCAGCTGAACCGGATGGAGCAGGATCCCACGTCGCACGCGTGGAGCCCGGCCCTCAACGAGTCCACCGGCCTCATCGAGCAGGACCGGGTGCCGGGGACGGAGCAGGTCTACCGCTCCGGCCGCACCACCTACCAGTACGTCGGCAAGCTGACCTACCTGCTCGACGAGAACAACAACCTGACGCTGTCCGCGGTCGGCATGCCGACCAGCGCGACCAGCATCTCGATGGCCGGTGGCCCCAGCCGCCGCACCTTCGACGAGACCGGCAACACGTTCGACGGCAGCCTGCGCTACGCCGGCAAGTTCCTCGACAAGCGGCTCATCGTCGAGGCGCAGGCGGGCTGGCACTACAACAAGAGCGCCCCGAAGGACAAGACGCAGGCCGGCGTCGATCAGCTCAACACGCCGACCCTGCAGTTCCGCTTCCGGACGCCGGTCACGAACTTCGAGGCGCTGCCCGAGTGCGTCGGCCGTGCGCCGTCGACCGATCCCACGACGCCCCTCGATCAGGGCTACTCCGCGACCGACGTCTGCGGCGTCAACCTCTACAACACGGGCGGCCTCGGCTACCTGAGCGACGCCGTCTCCAACCGCCTCGCCACCCGCGTGAGCGCGTCCTACCTGTCCGAGCTCCTCGGCTCGCACAACACCAAGGTCGGCGTGGACTTCGAGCGGTCCACGTTCGCGCAGGACAAGCGCTACGCCGGCGGGTACTACTACGCCACCACCGGCAACGGCCTCATCTACGCGCGCCGCGGCTACGGCTACGTCTCCACCGCCAACGGCCGCATCCCTGCCACGACCCCGGGCACGAACGTGATCCCGTCCGAGGTGAACTTCGCCACCCGGATCCAGAACACCGCCGGCACGAACAGCACGTCCGTCTACGCGCAGGACAGCTGGCAGCTGCCGCAGAACGTGACCCTGAACTACGGCATCCGCTGGGAGGGGCAGTCGCTGAACAACGTCAGCAACCCCGAGTCCAACGGCTTCACGATCAACAACAGCTGGGCGCCCCGCGTCCAGGCGATCTGGGACTTCACCGGCAGCGGCCGCGGCAAGGTGGCCGGTAGCTGGGGCCGGTTCTTCTACGCCATGCCCCTCGATCTCGGCGACCGCACCTTCGGTGCGGAGCGCTCGCTGATCTTCTACATGCCCACCAGCGCGATCGGCACCGCGCCCGGCTGCGCGATCCCCGGCGGCGCGTCCGAGGCCGGCATGGCCGACCCGACGAACCAGTCGCTCGTGACGTACGACACGCGGCAGCTGAACCCGTCCAACTGCGGCGTGACGAACTCGGGCGGCGGCACCGGTCCGGACCGGAGCTATCTGTTCCGCACCTCCGGCACCTCGGCCTCGCCGGTGTCCCCGGACATCTCCCAGGCGTACGTGGATCAGTTCGGCGGCCAGATCGAGTACGAGGTGCTGTCCGACCTGTCCGTCGGCCTCGAGTACGCCGGCCGCCGCCAGGGCGACATCATCGAGGACATGTCGCCGAACGACGGTGAGGGCTACTACATCGGCAACCCGACCAAGGGCGGCGAGTTCGTGGGCTCCGACGGCGTGACGTACAACCCGTCGGCTCCGACCGCGACCGACACGGCCACCGGCCGGCTCATGGTCATCCCGTTCCCGAAGCCGGAGCGCAGCTACGACGGCGTCACGCTGTCCGTCCGCAAGAACTTCTCGCGCGGGTGGCAGGCGTCGGCGTCTTACACGTACTCGGTGCTCCGCGGCAACTACGCGGGTCCGTACCGCCCCGAGGACGACCAGCTCGACCCGGGCATCACGTCCCAGTACGACATCCCGTCGATCATGACGAACCAGAAGGGCTACCTGTACGGAGACCGTCCGCACCAGGTGAAGCTCTTCGGGTCGTACACCTGGGCCGCCTCGCCGCGCTTCAGCCTCACCGGCGGCGCCGCGTACACGGGCCAGTCCGGCAATCCGATCAGCGCGCTGGCCGGCTACAACGACATCTACGACGTCTCCCAGACGTTCGTGGTGCCCCGCGGCATGGCGGGCCGGTCGCCCTGGACCAACAAGGTGGACCTCCGCGGCGCGCTCGAGTACGTCATCAAGCCGCCGTACGCGCTGAAGTTCACGGTGGACGTGTTCAACGTGCTCAACAGCGAGGAGACCATCCTCATCGACCAGGACTACACGTACGACATGACGCAGCCGATCAGCGGCGCGAAGTGCTCGAGCCAGTCCGCGGTCGGCAAGGCCAACCCGGTGCAGGCGCTCCAGTCGGCCTGCCCCGACCTCAAGTACCTCAAGACGATCGACGGCCGGAACGTGACCGTCAATCCGAACTGGGGTCGCCCGGCCTCCGGCACGGCGTCCTTCATGGCGCCGCTGTCGCTGCGCCTCGGCCTGTCGCTCAGCTTCTAG
- the tsf gene encoding translation elongation factor Ts, giving the protein MAEISAKMVQELREKTGAGMMDCKKALTEAGGDLAKAEEVLRKKGLSAAAKKTGRAATEGAVASYIHMGGKIGVLVEVNCETDFVARTEGFQGLVKEIAMQVAAASPRWVRREEVPADVVAKELEIAKAQAREQKKPEAILEKIATGKVEKFYSEFCLMEQAWVKDDKKKIQDVLTDAVAKIGENIQIRRFARFVLGEGLEKKQENLAEEVAKAAGLQK; this is encoded by the coding sequence GTGGCCGAGATCAGCGCGAAGATGGTGCAGGAGCTCCGGGAGAAGACCGGGGCCGGGATGATGGACTGCAAGAAGGCCCTCACCGAGGCCGGCGGCGATCTCGCCAAGGCCGAGGAGGTCCTCCGCAAGAAGGGGCTCTCCGCCGCGGCCAAGAAGACCGGCCGCGCCGCGACCGAGGGCGCCGTCGCCAGCTACATCCACATGGGCGGCAAGATCGGCGTCCTGGTGGAGGTGAACTGCGAGACCGACTTCGTGGCGCGCACCGAGGGCTTCCAGGGCCTGGTGAAGGAGATCGCCATGCAGGTCGCGGCCGCCTCGCCGCGCTGGGTCCGCCGCGAGGAGGTCCCGGCCGACGTGGTCGCCAAGGAGCTGGAGATCGCGAAGGCACAGGCCCGCGAGCAGAAGAAGCCCGAGGCCATCCTCGAGAAGATCGCCACCGGCAAGGTGGAGAAGTTCTACTCGGAGTTCTGCCTGATGGAGCAGGCCTGGGTGAAGGACGACAAGAAGAAGATCCAGGACGTCCTCACCGACGCGGTCGCGAAGATCGGCGAGAACATCCAGATCCGCCGCTTCGCCCGCTTCGTGCTGGGCGAGGGCCTGGAGAAGAAGCAGGAGAACCTGGCCGAGGAGGTCGCCAAGGCGGCCGGCCTGCAGAAGTAG
- the rpsB gene encoding 30S ribosomal protein S2 encodes MAAALSQGGTAITMKALLEAGVHFGHQTKRWNPKMKPFIFGARNGIYIIDLQKTVGLARNALRFVSDSVAKGGSVLFVGTKKQAQDAIREEASRSGQFFVTNRWLGGTLTNFKTVKQGIDRLKTIEKMAADGTYERLPKKEVAQLEREREKLEKNLGGIKELSRLPSALFVIDTKKEHIAVHEANRLGIPVVAVVDTNCDPEGIDYVIPGNDDAIRSIRLFTGKVAEACIEGKGRYSAWVAEHGGHDERREQEDRDAASERGHKDRRDRRDRRGGPRERREPREDRAAASANVEVVRKGEVAPAAAPEAAPAKE; translated from the coding sequence ATGGCCGCCGCGCTCAGCCAGGGCGGCACCGCCATCACGATGAAGGCGCTGCTGGAGGCCGGCGTCCACTTCGGCCACCAGACCAAGCGCTGGAACCCGAAGATGAAGCCGTTCATCTTCGGCGCGCGCAACGGCATCTACATCATCGACCTGCAGAAGACGGTCGGCCTGGCCCGCAACGCGCTCCGCTTCGTGTCCGACTCGGTCGCGAAGGGAGGCTCGGTGCTGTTCGTGGGCACGAAGAAGCAGGCGCAGGACGCGATCCGCGAGGAGGCCTCCCGCTCCGGCCAGTTCTTCGTCACGAACCGCTGGCTGGGCGGCACGCTGACCAACTTCAAGACCGTGAAGCAGGGCATCGACCGCCTCAAGACCATCGAGAAGATGGCGGCCGACGGCACCTACGAGCGGCTCCCGAAGAAGGAGGTCGCCCAGCTCGAGCGCGAGCGCGAGAAGCTGGAGAAGAACCTGGGCGGCATCAAGGAGCTGTCCCGCCTGCCGTCCGCGCTCTTCGTGATCGACACGAAGAAGGAGCACATCGCGGTGCACGAGGCGAACCGCCTCGGCATCCCGGTGGTCGCGGTGGTGGACACGAACTGCGATCCCGAGGGCATCGACTACGTGATCCCGGGCAACGACGACGCGATCCGCTCGATCCGCCTGTTCACCGGCAAGGTCGCCGAGGCCTGCATCGAGGGCAAGGGGCGCTACTCGGCCTGGGTCGCCGAGCACGGCGGCCACGACGAGCGCCGCGAGCAGGAGGACCGCGACGCGGCCAGCGAGCGCGGCCACAAGGATCGCCGCGATCGCCGCGACCGCCGCGGCGGGCCCCGCGAGCGCCGCGAGCCTCGCGAGGACCGCGCCGCCGCCAGCGCGAACGTCGAGGTGGTGCGCAAGGGCGAGGTCGCCCCGGCCGCCGCGCCCGAGGCCGCTCCCGCGAAGGAGTAG